The Iamia majanohamensis genome window below encodes:
- the efeO gene encoding iron uptake system protein EfeO yields MPSPTSPPRRLLLGAAATLAALTLVLAACGSDDGDEAGSDTTTEPAAEGAEATVDTELLDQAAEDYQAYVVEQTDALVADVAVFTDAVRAGDVEAAKAAYAPSRQRWEAIEPIAGLIEEVDVAVDARVDDYDGPEDPGWTGWHKLEFQLWEEGEITDGAELADELDAQIQSLADEAPELELTPLDQARGSQELIEEVTNGKITGEEDRYSHTDLWDFAANVEGSEVALELLAPALEQADPELLAAIEDGFAEVEAGLEPYRDGEGYVSYEELTDDDQAQLQAVLAELSEHLAEVPPALGLG; encoded by the coding sequence ATGCCCTCCCCGACCTCCCCGCCCCGGCGCCTCCTCCTCGGCGCCGCCGCCACCCTCGCCGCCCTCACCCTCGTCCTCGCCGCCTGCGGCAGCGACGACGGCGACGAGGCCGGCTCCGACACGACCACCGAGCCCGCCGCGGAGGGCGCCGAGGCCACCGTCGACACCGAGCTCCTCGACCAGGCGGCCGAGGACTACCAGGCCTACGTGGTGGAGCAGACCGACGCCCTGGTCGCCGACGTCGCCGTGTTCACCGACGCGGTCCGGGCCGGCGACGTGGAGGCGGCCAAGGCCGCCTACGCCCCCTCCCGCCAGCGGTGGGAGGCCATCGAGCCCATCGCCGGCCTGATCGAGGAGGTCGACGTCGCCGTCGACGCCCGGGTCGACGACTACGACGGCCCCGAGGACCCGGGGTGGACCGGCTGGCACAAGCTCGAGTTCCAGCTCTGGGAGGAGGGCGAGATCACCGACGGGGCCGAGCTGGCCGACGAGCTCGACGCCCAGATCCAGAGCCTGGCCGACGAGGCCCCGGAGCTCGAGCTCACCCCGCTCGACCAGGCGCGCGGGTCCCAGGAGCTCATCGAGGAGGTCACCAACGGCAAGATCACCGGCGAGGAGGACCGCTACTCCCACACCGACCTGTGGGACTTCGCCGCCAACGTGGAGGGGTCCGAGGTCGCCCTCGAGCTCCTGGCCCCCGCCCTCGAGCAGGCCGACCCCGAGCTGCTCGCCGCCATCGAGGACGGCTTCGCCGAGGTCGAGGCCGGGCTCGAGCCCTACCGCGACGGTGAGGGCTACGTGTCCTACGAGGAGCTGACCGACGACGACCAGGCCCAGCTGCAGGCCGTCCTCGCCGAGCTCTCGGAGCACCTGGCCGAGGTCCCGCCGGCCCTCGGGCTGGGATGA
- a CDS encoding acetyl-CoA hydrolase/transferase family protein produces MAPSTLTPEEAAGRLHPTDTLGIPLGPGQPSAFLHALGGRDDWVDLTIGGALLVDIYEVFLHPGVHHQSGFFGPAERFLIASGADIQFIPADFRRFAPVLERTRPRVMSTVAAAPDADGWCSLSLHAGATVAELGRAAADPDRVLLVEVNPGLPRTQGLGDHRHAVHVDQADILVESDRDPFVLDDVVPGPVAEEIAARVRPYVPDGATLQTGIGSIPSGVVGRLADGDGGDYGIHSEMFTTGLMHLHRSGKVTNARKGTYDGVSVTTFAAGTAELYEWLDGNDEVRFLPVDVVNSPEAIARNRNMVTVNGALLIDLFGQVVADTLDGHQFSGIGGHEDFVAASGLELEDRSLICLPSTAEHEGVAHSRIVRHLPPGTVVTTPRHQLDLVVTEHGVADLRGATVRERARSLAAIADPSVRDELREAAEGFG; encoded by the coding sequence ATGGCCCCGTCGACCCTCACCCCCGAGGAGGCGGCCGGTCGCCTCCACCCCACCGACACCCTCGGCATCCCGCTCGGACCGGGGCAGCCGTCCGCGTTCCTCCACGCCCTCGGCGGGCGCGACGACTGGGTCGACCTCACGATCGGGGGCGCCCTGCTCGTCGACATCTACGAGGTCTTCCTCCACCCCGGCGTCCACCACCAGAGCGGGTTCTTCGGCCCCGCCGAGCGCTTCCTCATCGCCTCGGGCGCCGACATCCAGTTCATCCCGGCCGACTTCCGGCGCTTCGCACCGGTGCTGGAGCGGACCCGGCCCCGCGTGATGTCCACCGTCGCCGCCGCCCCCGACGCCGACGGCTGGTGCAGCCTCTCCCTCCACGCCGGCGCCACGGTGGCCGAGCTGGGTCGCGCCGCGGCCGACCCCGACCGCGTGCTGCTGGTCGAGGTCAACCCGGGGCTACCCCGGACGCAGGGCCTGGGCGACCACCGCCACGCCGTCCACGTCGACCAGGCCGACATCCTCGTCGAGTCCGACCGGGACCCGTTCGTGCTCGACGACGTCGTGCCCGGGCCGGTCGCCGAGGAGATCGCGGCCCGGGTGCGTCCCTACGTGCCCGACGGCGCCACCCTCCAGACCGGCATCGGCTCCATCCCGTCGGGCGTGGTGGGGCGCCTGGCCGACGGCGACGGCGGCGACTACGGGATCCACTCGGAGATGTTCACCACCGGCCTCATGCACCTCCACCGCTCCGGGAAGGTGACCAACGCCCGGAAGGGGACCTACGACGGCGTGTCCGTCACCACCTTCGCCGCGGGCACGGCCGAGCTCTACGAGTGGCTGGACGGCAACGACGAGGTGCGCTTCCTCCCCGTCGACGTGGTCAACAGCCCCGAGGCCATCGCCCGCAACCGGAACATGGTGACGGTCAACGGCGCCCTCCTGATCGACCTGTTCGGCCAGGTCGTCGCCGACACGCTCGACGGCCACCAGTTCTCCGGCATCGGCGGGCACGAGGACTTCGTCGCCGCCAGCGGGCTGGAGCTGGAGGACCGGTCGCTCATCTGCCTGCCCTCGACGGCCGAGCACGAGGGGGTCGCGCACTCGCGCATCGTGCGCCACCTCCCTCCGGGCACCGTGGTCACCACGCCCCGCCACCAGCTCGACCTGGTGGTCACCGAGCACGGGGTGGCCGACCTGCGCGGCGCCACCGTGCGGGAGCGGGCCCGGTCCCTGGCGGCCATCGCCGACCCGTCGGTGCGCGACGAGCTGCGCGAGGCGGCGGAGGGGTTCGGCTGA
- a CDS encoding response regulator transcription factor, translating into MAGERLLLADDDDNLRLMLEAALRHSGYEVTAVASGREALAAAVASAPDLLVLDVMMPDLDGFEVCRRLRADGRRTPVVFLTARDATEDKVRGLTLGGDDYVVKPFSLDELVARTDAVLRRAGAQRAGTVLRCADLELDDDAHRVTRAGRDVSLSPTEYNLLRFLLANQGRVLSKAQILDHVWSYDFGGDGGIVETYVGYLRRKLVGDPPLIHTIRGVGYVLREAA; encoded by the coding sequence ATGGCCGGTGAACGACTGCTGCTGGCGGACGACGACGACAACCTCCGCCTCATGCTCGAGGCCGCCCTCCGCCACAGCGGCTACGAGGTCACCGCCGTCGCCTCGGGCCGGGAGGCCCTGGCCGCGGCGGTGGCGTCGGCGCCGGACCTGTTGGTGCTCGACGTGATGATGCCGGACCTCGACGGCTTCGAGGTGTGCCGCCGGCTCCGGGCCGACGGGCGGCGCACCCCGGTCGTCTTCCTCACCGCGCGAGACGCCACCGAGGACAAGGTCCGGGGCCTCACCCTCGGCGGCGACGACTACGTGGTGAAGCCCTTCAGCCTCGACGAGCTCGTCGCCCGCACCGACGCGGTGCTGCGCCGGGCCGGGGCCCAGCGGGCGGGCACGGTGCTGCGCTGTGCCGACCTCGAGCTCGACGACGACGCCCACCGGGTCACCCGGGCCGGCCGGGACGTCTCGCTCTCGCCCACGGAGTACAACCTGCTCCGCTTCCTGCTGGCCAACCAGGGCCGGGTGCTGTCGAAGGCCCAGATCCTCGACCACGTGTGGAGCTACGACTTCGGCGGCGACGGGGGGATCGTGGAGACCTACGTCGGGTACCTGCGGCGCAAGCTGGTCGGCGACCCGCCCCTCATCCACACGATCCGCGGCGTCGGCTACGTGCTCCGCGAGGCGGCGTGA
- a CDS encoding Dyp-type peroxidase — protein sequence MTGRRSPVRAEGPDGACPVGAPGVTRRRFLAGGAAASAGLVAGCGAWSSTDDGGPEATGPEGRAPRRVPFLGPHQNGLTAPVAASGVLCALDVVAEGRDELAETLQAISAEVQRLMEGGAPPETDSIGPPPDNGVLGAEPPVADLSFVVSVGASLFDARFGLADERPRELVPMTRLANDRLDDGRTHGDLLLAVEGDSPDITLASLRQVLRQVRGTTVVRWVVEGHNRASPSAAAGEAPVRNLLGFKDGTANLDASDEALMDRHVWVGADDPEPAWAAGGSYQAVRTIRMFVELWDRTSLVEQEAVIGRHKVSGAPLGGTRETEVPDFSSDPDGEVTPLDAHIRLANPRTPETEADLILRRGLSYSRGVDGAGRLDQGLAFVSYQRSLRRGFLAVQERLAGEPLEEYVVPEGGGFFFALPGVPEDGGWLGQGLLA from the coding sequence ATGACCGGGCGGCGGTCGCCGGTGCGGGCCGAGGGGCCGGACGGCGCCTGCCCCGTCGGCGCGCCCGGCGTCACCCGCCGTCGCTTCCTGGCCGGGGGGGCCGCCGCCTCGGCCGGACTGGTCGCCGGCTGCGGGGCCTGGTCGTCCACCGACGACGGCGGCCCCGAGGCCACCGGGCCCGAGGGGCGCGCCCCCCGGCGGGTGCCGTTCCTCGGTCCGCACCAGAACGGGCTGACCGCCCCGGTGGCCGCGTCCGGCGTCCTGTGCGCCCTCGACGTGGTGGCCGAGGGGCGCGACGAGCTGGCGGAGACCCTCCAGGCCATCAGCGCCGAGGTCCAACGCCTCATGGAGGGCGGGGCCCCGCCCGAGACCGACAGCATCGGCCCCCCACCCGACAACGGGGTGCTCGGCGCCGAGCCCCCGGTGGCCGACCTCTCGTTCGTGGTGTCGGTGGGGGCGTCGCTCTTCGACGCGCGCTTCGGCCTGGCCGACGAGAGGCCCCGCGAGCTGGTGCCGATGACGCGGCTGGCCAACGACCGCCTCGACGACGGACGCACCCACGGGGACCTCCTCCTGGCCGTCGAGGGCGACTCCCCCGACATCACCCTGGCGTCGCTGCGCCAGGTGCTGCGCCAGGTGCGCGGCACCACCGTGGTCCGCTGGGTCGTCGAGGGCCACAACCGGGCCTCCCCCTCGGCCGCCGCGGGCGAGGCCCCGGTCCGCAACCTGCTCGGCTTCAAGGACGGCACCGCCAACCTCGACGCCTCCGACGAGGCGCTGATGGACCGCCACGTGTGGGTCGGCGCCGACGACCCGGAGCCGGCCTGGGCCGCGGGCGGCTCCTACCAGGCCGTCCGCACGATCCGCATGTTCGTGGAGCTGTGGGACCGCACCTCGCTGGTCGAGCAGGAGGCGGTCATCGGGCGCCACAAGGTCTCCGGGGCCCCGCTGGGCGGGACCCGGGAGACGGAGGTCCCCGACTTCTCCTCCGACCCCGACGGCGAGGTCACCCCCCTCGACGCCCACATCCGGCTGGCCAACCCACGCACGCCCGAGACCGAGGCGGACCTGATCCTGCGGCGGGGCCTCAGCTACTCGCGGGGCGTCGACGGTGCCGGGCGCCTCGACCAGGGGCTGGCCTTCGTCTCCTACCAGCGCAGCCTGCGCCGGGGGTTCCTCGCCGTCCAGGAGCGCCTGGCCGGCGAGCCCCTGGAGGAGTACGTCGTGCCCGAGGGCGGCGGCTTCTTCTTCGCCCTCCCCGGCGTGCCCGAGGACGGGGGCTGGCTGGGCCAGGGACTCCTGGCCTGA
- a CDS encoding sensor histidine kinase — MSLRLRLLLGLGLVAVVLVAVAAVVTTSTRADLVGKVDEQLRTVSRPRLGGPERAPALPALQRSTVWFGEVDDGEVVTRVAPRTPAGEPATPVLSTEDLARLDGRPGEAITVDGDGATRFRVMALDGPTAGVDLVGAPLDDVDSATRRLLVVEGVATLAVLALLALVAFWVLRLGVRPVQQMAAAAGAIAQGDLSRRVPEADPRTEAGELGAALNSMLAHIEEAFRQRAASEERLRRFVADASHELRTPITTIRGYAELHRRGGLEDPDDRRAAMERTEQEAVRMGVLVDDLLLLARLDQGRPLGQAPVALDALLHDLVADAGVSHAEHPVALRIDPGAAPAEVVGDDHRLRQVVANLVGNAVAHTPPGTTVAVALEPDPDDGSRLLLSVTDDGPGMDPDLAGRAFERFARGDVARSRAAGSTGLGLSIVAAIVAAHDGTVDLRTAPGAGTSVRVSLPRAGGAAPSPPPPPDAGG, encoded by the coding sequence GTGAGCCTCAGGCTCCGCCTGCTGCTCGGCCTGGGGCTGGTCGCGGTGGTCCTCGTGGCGGTGGCCGCCGTCGTCACCACCAGCACGCGGGCCGACCTGGTGGGCAAGGTCGACGAGCAGCTGCGCACGGTGTCGCGGCCCCGCCTCGGCGGCCCCGAGCGGGCGCCCGCCCTCCCCGCGCTCCAGCGCTCGACGGTGTGGTTCGGCGAGGTCGACGACGGCGAGGTCGTCACCCGGGTCGCCCCCCGCACGCCGGCGGGCGAGCCGGCCACGCCGGTGCTGTCGACCGAGGACCTGGCGCGGCTCGACGGGCGTCCCGGCGAGGCCATCACCGTCGACGGCGACGGCGCCACGCGCTTCCGGGTCATGGCCCTCGACGGACCCACCGCCGGTGTCGACCTCGTCGGCGCTCCGCTCGACGACGTGGACTCGGCCACGCGCCGGCTGCTGGTGGTGGAGGGCGTCGCGACCCTCGCCGTGCTCGCCCTGCTGGCCCTCGTCGCCTTCTGGGTGCTGCGCCTGGGGGTCCGCCCGGTGCAGCAGATGGCCGCCGCCGCCGGCGCCATCGCCCAGGGCGACCTCTCCCGGCGCGTCCCCGAGGCCGATCCCCGCACCGAGGCCGGGGAGCTCGGGGCCGCCCTCAACTCGATGCTGGCCCACATCGAGGAGGCCTTCCGCCAGCGCGCCGCCTCCGAGGAGCGTCTGCGCCGCTTCGTCGCCGACGCGTCCCACGAGCTTCGGACCCCCATCACCACGATCCGGGGCTACGCCGAGCTGCACCGACGAGGCGGCCTGGAGGACCCCGACGACCGCAGGGCCGCCATGGAGCGCACCGAGCAGGAGGCCGTGCGCATGGGCGTGCTGGTCGACGACCTGCTCCTGCTGGCCCGCCTCGACCAGGGTCGGCCCCTCGGGCAGGCGCCCGTGGCCCTGGACGCCCTGCTGCACGACCTCGTCGCCGACGCGGGGGTCAGCCACGCCGAGCACCCGGTGGCCCTCCGCATCGATCCGGGGGCCGCTCCGGCCGAGGTCGTGGGCGACGACCACCGGCTCCGCCAGGTGGTGGCGAACCTGGTGGGCAACGCGGTGGCCCACACCCCGCCGGGGACGACGGTCGCCGTGGCCCTCGAGCCCGACCCGGACGACGGGAGCCGCCTCCTCCTCTCGGTGACCGACGACGGCCCGGGCATGGACCCCGACCTGGCCGGGCGGGCCTTCGAGCGCTTCGCCCGGGGCGACGTGGCCCGCTCCCGCGCCGCGGGCAGCACCGGCCTGGGGCTCTCGATCGTGGCGGCCATCGTGGCCGCCCACGACGGCACGGTGGACCTCCGGACCGCACCCGGCGCGGGCACCAGCGTGCGCGTCTCCCTGCCCCGGGCCGGCGGCGCCGCGCCGTCGCCGCCGCCCCCGCCCGACGCCGGCGGGTAG
- a CDS encoding aldehyde dehydrogenase family protein, which yields MTTTDTTPSDAGPIAERERFDSLDPATGAVVGTHPVHSAADVDRAVARARIASDTWADLDFDGRAPKLAAWKALITSRADELAELVRAETGKPTGDAMLEIVLAVDHLAWATKHAPKVLKRRSVNPGLLMSNMGATLEYLPFGVIGVIGPWNYPVFTPMGSIAYALAAGNAVVFKPSEHTPGVGEWLGRTAAEAMGIPGLLEVVTGFGETGGALVQAGVDKVAFTGSTATGKKIMAAASETLTPVLIECGGKDAMLVDADADLDAAADAAAWGGMSNAGQTCVGVERVYVHTDVYDEFVDKVVAEASAVEAGSGDQADIGPITMPSQLEVIRGHIHDALARGGRALVGGEDAVDDRYARPTVLVDVPEDSVAVTDETFGPTLTIARVRDMDEAVEKANASRYGLGSTVYSGERGPELARRLRSGMTAVNSVISFAGIPSLPFGGVGDSGFGRIHGPDGLREFTRPKAVARQRMKAPLTLTTFHRGSGTDKAVKKLIGLLHGRGPRKG from the coding sequence ATGACGACCACCGACACCACCCCGTCCGACGCCGGACCCATCGCCGAGCGCGAGCGGTTCGACTCGCTCGACCCGGCCACCGGGGCGGTGGTGGGCACCCACCCGGTGCACAGCGCGGCCGACGTCGACCGGGCCGTCGCCCGGGCGCGCATCGCCTCGGACACCTGGGCCGACCTCGACTTCGACGGCCGCGCCCCCAAGCTGGCGGCCTGGAAGGCCCTCATCACCTCCCGCGCCGACGAGCTGGCCGAGCTGGTCCGGGCCGAGACGGGCAAGCCCACCGGCGACGCCATGCTCGAGATCGTCCTGGCCGTGGACCACCTCGCCTGGGCCACCAAGCACGCGCCCAAGGTGCTCAAGCGCCGGTCGGTGAACCCGGGCCTGCTCATGTCGAACATGGGCGCGACCCTCGAGTACCTGCCCTTCGGGGTCATCGGGGTGATCGGGCCCTGGAACTACCCCGTGTTCACCCCGATGGGGTCGATCGCCTACGCCCTGGCGGCGGGCAACGCGGTGGTGTTCAAGCCCTCCGAGCACACCCCGGGGGTGGGGGAGTGGCTCGGGCGGACCGCGGCCGAGGCCATGGGCATCCCCGGCCTGCTCGAGGTCGTGACCGGCTTCGGCGAGACCGGCGGCGCCCTGGTGCAGGCCGGCGTCGACAAGGTGGCCTTCACCGGCTCCACCGCGACCGGCAAGAAGATCATGGCCGCGGCGTCGGAGACGCTGACCCCCGTGCTCATCGAGTGCGGCGGCAAGGACGCCATGCTCGTCGACGCCGATGCCGACCTCGACGCCGCGGCCGACGCGGCCGCGTGGGGCGGGATGTCGAACGCAGGTCAGACCTGCGTCGGGGTGGAGCGGGTCTACGTCCACACCGACGTCTACGACGAGTTCGTCGACAAGGTCGTGGCCGAGGCGTCGGCGGTCGAGGCCGGCAGCGGCGACCAGGCCGACATCGGCCCCATCACCATGCCCTCGCAGCTGGAGGTCATCCGCGGCCACATCCACGACGCCCTGGCGCGGGGCGGCCGGGCCCTGGTCGGCGGGGAGGACGCCGTCGACGACCGCTACGCCCGCCCCACCGTGCTCGTCGACGTCCCCGAGGACTCCGTCGCCGTGACCGACGAGACCTTCGGGCCCACCCTCACCATCGCCCGCGTGCGGGACATGGACGAGGCGGTGGAGAAGGCCAACGCCTCGCGCTACGGGCTCGGCTCCACCGTCTACTCCGGGGAGCGGGGACCGGAGCTGGCCCGGCGGCTGCGCTCGGGCATGACCGCGGTCAACTCGGTGATCTCCTTCGCCGGCATCCCGTCGCTGCCCTTCGGCGGCGTCGGCGACTCCGGGTTCGGGCGGATCCACGGGCCTGACGGGCTCCGCGAGTTCACCCGGCCCAAGGCCGTGGCCCGCCAGCGGATGAAGGCGCCGCTCACCCTGACCACGTTCCACCGCGGCTCGGGGACCGACAAGGCGGTGAAGAAGCTCATCGGCCTCCTCCACGGCCGGGGTCCGCGCAAGGGCTGA